From Bacillus basilensis, a single genomic window includes:
- the rpoZ gene encoding DNA-directed RNA polymerase subunit omega — MLNPSIDSLLTKIDSKYTLVTVAAKRAREMQLADNCVIEKPVSHKCVGKSLEEIDAEVLKYVPSEGKIID; from the coding sequence ATGTTAAATCCATCAATTGATTCATTATTAACAAAAATCGATTCTAAATATACACTTGTAACAGTAGCTGCAAAGCGTGCACGTGAAATGCAACTTGCGGACAATTGTGTTATTGAAAAGCCTGTTTCTCATAAATGTGTGGGTAAATCATTAGAAGAAATCGATGCAGAAGTATTAAAATATGTACCAAGTGAAGGCAAAATAATTGATTAA
- the gmk gene encoding guanylate kinase, with protein MRSRRGLLIVLSGPSGVGKGTVRKELFSHEDTRFQYSISVTTRKPREGEVDGVDYFFKEREEFEEMIRNEKLLEWAEFVGNYYGTPIDYVEKTLQEGKDVFLEIEVQGAIQVKKAFPEGVFIFLAPPSLSELKNRIVGRGTETEDVIENRLTVAKEEIEMMDAYDYVVENDQVELACERIKAIVVGEHCRRERVAKYYKEMTEGL; from the coding sequence ATGAGAAGTAGAAGAGGATTGCTCATCGTTCTTTCAGGACCTTCTGGGGTTGGTAAAGGAACGGTTCGAAAAGAGCTGTTTAGTCATGAGGATACACGTTTTCAGTACTCCATTTCAGTAACGACACGTAAGCCACGTGAAGGTGAAGTGGATGGTGTGGATTATTTCTTTAAAGAGAGAGAAGAATTTGAGGAAATGATTCGTAATGAAAAATTACTTGAGTGGGCTGAGTTCGTAGGTAATTATTACGGAACACCGATTGACTATGTTGAAAAAACATTACAAGAAGGAAAAGATGTATTCTTAGAAATTGAAGTGCAAGGAGCAATTCAAGTTAAGAAAGCTTTCCCAGAAGGTGTATTTATTTTCTTAGCACCCCCAAGTTTATCTGAACTAAAGAACCGTATTGTCGGCCGTGGTACAGAAACTGAAGATGTTATTGAAAATCGTTTAACGGTAGCGAAAGAAGAAATCGAAATGATGGACGCTTACGACTATGTTGTAGAAAACGATCAAGTTGAATTAGCTTGTGAAAGAATTAAAGCAATTGTGGTTGGTGAACATTGCCGCCGCGAAAGAGTAGCAAAATATTATAAAGAAATGACGGAGGGTCTATAA
- the remA gene encoding extracellular matrix/biofilm regulator RemA → MAMRFLNIGYGNIVSAHRIIAIVSPESAPIKRTVQEAREHNALLDATYGRKTRAVIVMDDGHVVLSPIQPETIAHRLNNKEDLSEEG, encoded by the coding sequence ATGGCCATGCGGTTTTTAAATATTGGATACGGAAATATTGTATCTGCTCATCGAATTATTGCTATTGTAAGTCCGGAGTCAGCTCCTATTAAACGAACAGTACAGGAAGCACGCGAACATAATGCTTTACTTGATGCTACGTATGGGAGAAAAACAAGGGCGGTTATTGTTATGGATGATGGGCATGTTGTATTAAGTCCAATTCAGCCAGAGACGATTGCACATCGTTTGAATAATAAAGAAGATTTAAGTGAGGAAGGGTAG
- a CDS encoding YicC/YloC family endoribonuclease translates to MICSMTGFGRSKVENGTFQITVEMKSVNHRFLEMSIRLPKQMMVFEDKIRKIIAQQVRRGRIEVSISITGEGLVERKLSVNWSLLEQYQSIMEDIKGKFQLQDSITLGQLMAMPEVTAIEEAENVNEQFENSLYEAVRQAAHMLKTMRDGEGERLHKDIAYRLQEIHNCVNAVIPHAPIVTQKYRERLENRLKELHNQDLDEQRLLTEVAIFAERCDIHEELVRLQSHLEQFRETLQIEEPVGRKMDFIVQEMHREINTIGSKANDLTISKYVVEMKNNLEKIREQVQNIE, encoded by the coding sequence ATGATTTGTAGTATGACAGGATTTGGAAGGTCGAAAGTGGAAAATGGTACTTTTCAAATTACAGTAGAAATGAAATCAGTGAACCACCGTTTTCTAGAGATGAGTATTCGACTTCCGAAGCAAATGATGGTATTTGAAGACAAAATTCGTAAAATAATTGCACAGCAAGTTCGACGTGGACGCATTGAAGTGTCTATTAGTATAACGGGTGAAGGGCTTGTTGAAAGAAAATTAAGTGTGAATTGGTCGCTTCTTGAGCAGTACCAATCGATTATGGAAGATATAAAAGGAAAATTTCAATTACAAGATTCTATTACACTCGGGCAATTAATGGCAATGCCAGAAGTAACAGCGATTGAAGAAGCTGAAAATGTAAATGAACAATTTGAGAACAGTTTATATGAGGCTGTTCGCCAAGCTGCTCATATGTTAAAAACGATGAGAGATGGCGAAGGAGAACGATTACATAAAGATATAGCGTATCGTTTACAAGAGATTCACAATTGTGTAAATGCAGTTATTCCGCATGCACCGATTGTTACACAAAAATATCGTGAACGATTAGAAAATCGCTTAAAAGAATTACATAATCAAGATCTAGATGAACAAAGATTGTTAACAGAAGTCGCAATCTTTGCAGAACGTTGTGATATTCACGAAGAGTTAGTTCGTTTGCAAAGTCATTTAGAGCAATTTCGTGAAACACTGCAGATTGAAGAACCTGTTGGAAGAAAAATGGATTTCATCGTGCAAGAGATGCATAGAGAAATTAATACGATTGGTTCTAAGGCAAATGACTTAACAATTTCAAAATATGTTGTAGAAATGAAAAATAACCTTGAAAAAATTCGTGAACAAGTACAAAATATTGAGTAG
- a CDS encoding calcium-translocating P-type ATPase, SERCA-type, with protein MNWYGMRAHEVEERTNTNVKVGLTEKEAEGRIKKFGTNELDEAKRPSALMVFLAQFKDFMVLVLFGATIVSAFLGEYIDSIAIVAIVIINGILGFFQERKAEKSLEALKELAAPQVTVLRNGKWVKAPSKALVLGDVIKFSSGDRIGADVRLVEASSLYIEESALTGESVPVQKKVEALQGQDVSIGDQKNMAFMGTMITRGAGTGVVVATGMNTAMGQIANMLQNAEQMETPLQRRLEQLGKILIIVALVLTALVVLAGVYQGNEVYHMFLAGVSLAVAAIPEGLPAIVTVALSLGVQRMIKKRAIVRKLPAVETLGCASVICSDKTGTMTQNKMMVTHMWSGGELWKVTGQGYEPNGSFLKGEKEVDPAKTKALYQLLTFGSLCNNANIIQKKKAYVLDGDPTEGALVAAAMKAGITREALKGKFEIIREFPFDSTRKMMSVIVRDREGKKFVVTKGAPDVLLQMSQTILWGDKQQPISELYRKEVQAAIHSLGSQALRTIAVAFKPLKVTDSTEHERDVEKDFMLVGIQGMIDPPRPEVEQAVKECREAGIRTVMITGDHKVTAMAIAEQLGVLPQGGHVVEGVELANMDVEELENVVEDTYVFARVSPEHKLKIVKALQNKGHIVAMTGDGVNDAPAIKTADIGIAMGITGTDVAKEASSLVLLDDNFATIKSAIKEGRNIYENIRKFIRYLLASNVGEILVMLFAMLLALPLPMVPIQILWVNLVTDGLPAMALGLDKAEGDVMKRTPRHPKEGVFARGLAWKILSRGFLIGAVTLVAFIIAYNQHPNELKYAQTVAFATLVLAQLIHVFDCRSEHSVFHRNPFGNVYLVGAVIISLLLMLVVIYYPPLQPIFSTMPIQARDWLLIGGLSSIPTFLLVGSLLTGKKGKKEKPVLYKKGLNLK; from the coding sequence ATGAACTGGTATGGAATGCGCGCACATGAAGTGGAAGAAAGAACGAATACGAATGTGAAGGTTGGACTTACAGAGAAAGAAGCAGAAGGGCGAATAAAGAAATTTGGTACAAATGAATTAGATGAAGCAAAAAGGCCTTCTGCACTAATGGTCTTTTTAGCGCAATTTAAAGATTTCATGGTACTTGTTTTGTTTGGTGCAACAATCGTTTCGGCTTTTTTAGGGGAATACATTGATTCGATTGCGATTGTTGCAATTGTTATTATCAACGGTATTCTCGGATTTTTCCAAGAAAGAAAGGCTGAAAAGTCATTGGAAGCTTTAAAAGAGCTAGCCGCCCCGCAAGTTACTGTACTGCGGAATGGAAAGTGGGTAAAGGCACCGTCTAAAGCACTCGTTTTGGGTGATGTTATTAAATTTTCTAGTGGCGATCGTATTGGAGCTGATGTACGTCTTGTTGAGGCATCGAGTTTATATATCGAAGAATCAGCTTTGACAGGGGAGTCAGTACCGGTGCAGAAAAAGGTAGAAGCATTGCAAGGGCAAGATGTTTCAATTGGTGATCAAAAAAATATGGCTTTTATGGGTACGATGATTACACGAGGAGCTGGAACAGGGGTCGTTGTAGCAACTGGTATGAATACAGCGATGGGCCAAATTGCAAATATGTTACAAAACGCAGAGCAAATGGAAACACCACTGCAACGAAGATTAGAACAACTCGGAAAAATATTAATTATTGTGGCACTTGTTTTGACAGCGCTTGTTGTATTAGCCGGTGTGTATCAAGGGAATGAAGTATATCATATGTTTTTAGCTGGCGTGTCGCTAGCTGTTGCTGCTATTCCAGAAGGATTGCCAGCAATTGTTACAGTAGCTTTATCGCTTGGTGTACAGCGTATGATAAAAAAGAGAGCGATTGTAAGGAAATTACCAGCGGTAGAAACGTTAGGTTGTGCTTCTGTTATATGCTCTGATAAAACAGGGACGATGACGCAAAACAAAATGATGGTAACACATATGTGGTCAGGTGGAGAGTTGTGGAAAGTGACAGGTCAAGGGTATGAACCTAATGGATCCTTTCTGAAAGGTGAAAAAGAAGTTGATCCAGCTAAGACGAAAGCACTATATCAACTACTCACATTTGGTTCACTATGTAACAATGCAAATATTATTCAAAAGAAAAAGGCGTATGTATTAGATGGAGATCCAACAGAGGGGGCGCTTGTAGCTGCAGCAATGAAAGCGGGGATAACGCGTGAGGCACTGAAAGGGAAATTTGAAATCATTCGTGAATTTCCGTTTGATTCAACTCGAAAAATGATGAGTGTTATTGTACGAGATAGAGAAGGGAAAAAGTTTGTCGTTACGAAGGGAGCACCAGATGTCCTTCTGCAAATGAGTCAAACGATTTTATGGGGAGATAAGCAGCAACCAATAAGTGAATTGTATAGAAAAGAAGTACAGGCGGCTATTCATAGTTTAGGTAGTCAAGCGCTGCGAACAATTGCAGTTGCATTTAAACCATTAAAAGTAACAGATTCTACCGAACATGAAAGAGACGTTGAAAAGGATTTTATGTTAGTTGGGATACAAGGTATGATTGATCCACCAAGACCAGAAGTAGAGCAGGCTGTAAAAGAGTGCAGAGAAGCTGGTATTCGAACAGTGATGATTACAGGTGATCATAAAGTGACAGCAATGGCGATTGCGGAACAATTAGGGGTTTTACCACAAGGTGGACACGTTGTTGAAGGAGTAGAACTCGCAAATATGGATGTAGAAGAACTAGAAAATGTTGTAGAAGATACGTATGTATTTGCTCGTGTATCACCAGAACATAAATTGAAAATTGTTAAGGCTTTGCAAAATAAAGGACATATAGTAGCGATGACAGGTGATGGGGTGAACGATGCTCCAGCTATAAAAACAGCGGATATTGGGATTGCGATGGGAATTACAGGGACAGACGTTGCGAAAGAAGCATCATCTCTTGTCTTGCTGGACGATAATTTTGCTACGATTAAATCAGCAATTAAAGAAGGTAGAAATATATACGAGAATATACGTAAGTTTATTCGTTATTTATTAGCATCGAACGTAGGAGAAATTTTAGTCATGTTATTTGCGATGTTACTTGCATTGCCGCTGCCGATGGTTCCAATCCAAATTTTATGGGTGAACTTAGTTACTGACGGTTTACCGGCGATGGCACTAGGTTTGGATAAGGCTGAAGGAGACGTGATGAAGAGAACGCCGCGTCATCCGAAAGAAGGGGTATTTGCTAGAGGGCTTGCATGGAAAATTTTAAGCCGTGGCTTTCTAATTGGAGCAGTGACGTTAGTGGCGTTTATTATTGCATATAATCAACATCCAAATGAACTGAAATATGCACAAACTGTAGCATTCGCAACGTTGGTACTTGCTCAGCTTATTCATGTATTTGATTGCCGAAGTGAGCATTCTGTTTTTCACCGCAATCCATTTGGAAATGTGTATTTAGTAGGGGCGGTTATCATTTCATTACTACTCATGCTCGTCGTTATATATTACCCACCGTTACAACCGATTTTTAGCACGATGCCAATACAAGCAAGAGATTGGTTGTTAATTGGAGGTTTGTCATCAATTCCGACCTTCTTATTAGTAGGTTCTTTATTAACAGGGAAAAAGGGGAAGAAAGAAAAGCCAGTATTATATAAGAAGGGATTAAACTTGAAATAG
- a CDS encoding NFACT family protein, whose protein sequence is MAFDGLFTRAITHEIANSLYTGRISKIYQPSKYEILLHIRANGKNQKLILSAHPTYARLHLTNQNYDSPALPPMFCMLLRKHLEGGFIEKIEQIDLERIIQITVRSRNEIGDESLKTLVIEIMGRHSNIILVDTKTNNILDSLKHVSLAVNRHRTVYAGAEYVAPPAQHKINPLQIETNEEFIRPLDFLSGNMDKQLVGTFTGISPLFAKEVVKKAGMVNEKALADAFFSIQKPLLTHTYSPTMTTSNGKEFFYLFPLAHLQGENKTFSSVSELLDRFFFGKAERDRVKQQAHDLERFMQNEKNKNEKKLIKLEKTLQDAGKADKYQLFGELLTANMYALKKGDKDIEVVNYYDENGGTVKITLDPLKTPSDNAQRYFQKYQKAKNSVVVVEKQIEKTNEEILYFDSLLQQMEAASSKDIEEIREELAEEGYMRNRKTKNAKKKPTKPVLDKYVASDGTEIFVGKNNKQNDYLTTKFARRDEIWLHTKDIPGSHVVIRSLEPAEETLLEAAKIAAYYSKAKESSSVPVDFTKIRHVKKPSGAKLGFVTYDNQQTVYVTPDVDTVMKLKA, encoded by the coding sequence ATGGCATTCGATGGATTATTTACAAGAGCAATTACACATGAAATTGCAAATTCTCTTTACACGGGGAGAATTTCCAAAATATATCAACCTTCAAAATATGAGATTTTATTACATATTCGAGCAAACGGAAAAAATCAAAAACTGATTCTTTCCGCTCATCCGACATATGCACGTTTACACTTAACAAATCAAAATTACGATTCACCTGCACTTCCGCCAATGTTTTGTATGCTTCTCCGTAAACATCTAGAAGGTGGATTCATTGAAAAAATTGAACAAATTGATTTAGAGCGTATTATTCAAATCACAGTTCGCAGCAGAAATGAAATTGGTGATGAATCGCTAAAAACATTAGTAATTGAAATAATGGGACGACATAGTAACATCATTTTAGTAGACACAAAAACAAACAATATTTTAGATAGCTTAAAACACGTTTCTTTAGCAGTAAACCGACATCGAACTGTATACGCTGGAGCTGAATATGTTGCGCCACCAGCACAACATAAAATTAACCCACTTCAGATTGAAACAAATGAGGAATTTATTAGACCGCTAGACTTTTTATCTGGGAACATGGATAAACAGCTTGTCGGCACCTTTACGGGAATATCGCCGTTATTCGCAAAAGAAGTCGTGAAAAAAGCTGGCATGGTAAATGAAAAAGCATTGGCGGACGCATTTTTCTCCATACAAAAACCATTATTAACTCATACATATTCACCAACGATGACTACTTCAAATGGGAAAGAATTCTTTTATCTTTTCCCTCTTGCACACTTGCAAGGTGAAAACAAGACGTTCTCATCTGTTAGTGAATTGCTAGACCGTTTCTTTTTCGGAAAAGCAGAGCGCGACCGTGTAAAACAACAAGCTCATGATTTAGAACGCTTTATGCAAAACGAAAAAAATAAAAATGAGAAAAAACTCATTAAACTAGAAAAAACATTACAAGATGCCGGAAAAGCAGATAAATATCAACTATTTGGAGAACTACTTACAGCCAATATGTACGCTTTGAAAAAAGGTGATAAAGATATTGAAGTCGTTAACTATTACGATGAAAATGGCGGAACTGTAAAAATCACATTAGATCCTTTAAAAACGCCATCTGACAATGCGCAACGCTATTTCCAAAAGTACCAAAAAGCGAAAAATTCAGTTGTTGTTGTAGAAAAGCAAATCGAAAAAACAAATGAAGAAATTCTTTACTTTGATAGCCTACTTCAACAAATGGAAGCTGCTTCTTCAAAAGATATTGAAGAAATTCGTGAGGAATTAGCTGAAGAAGGTTATATGCGCAATCGTAAAACGAAAAACGCAAAGAAAAAGCCTACTAAACCAGTATTAGATAAATATGTAGCAAGTGATGGCACAGAGATTTTCGTTGGTAAAAATAATAAACAAAATGATTATTTAACAACGAAATTTGCCCGCCGCGATGAAATTTGGCTACATACGAAAGACATACCTGGTTCTCATGTTGTCATTCGTTCTTTAGAGCCTGCTGAAGAAACTTTACTAGAAGCTGCAAAAATTGCTGCCTATTATAGTAAAGCAAAAGAGTCTAGCTCTGTACCTGTTGATTTCACCAAAATACGCCATGTCAAAAAACCGAGTGGTGCAAAACTTGGTTTTGTTACGTACGACAATCAGCAAACCGTATATGTAACACCGGATGTTGATACTGTAATGAAATTAAAAGCGTAA
- a CDS encoding lysozyme inhibitor LprI family protein → MKKLSKVMSFCLAASMLVVTGCEKDENKVQVNETIEQLDEAPEVTEKEVKKIVRKSVDAIADAFSEMEKENGWSRNNPGDLGTAKKGVKGLVSDKFVDKELPGLLDTFNKSRETDMLPFPIHIEPDVRTTYSQKNDVLKIETLTLANDMGNEAEMWEFVLVYTDGKWLMDRWSSNTPVDLKLTKEEAKELLRVQGFKNVSFVREENSGNKKYIFKESNGVVAIDAQTSVITPNVDDEEQEKITKKDYIQEQETVKGNDSSTYTNSKKENSSAVGKTKVLNELSALENQEKHTNVMSTNDIVNEIEGNYQLWDNKLNEIYSTLKTTMSPDAFQSLKTKQIAWVKEKESKVKAIATDKNNGTMKYIEAADEKYKMTKERCYELVNGYMN, encoded by the coding sequence ATGAAGAAACTAAGTAAAGTAATGTCATTTTGCTTGGCTGCTAGTATGCTAGTTGTAACAGGGTGTGAAAAAGATGAAAACAAAGTTCAAGTAAATGAAACAATTGAACAGCTTGATGAAGCGCCAGAAGTGACAGAAAAAGAAGTGAAAAAGATTGTAAGAAAGAGTGTAGATGCAATAGCAGATGCATTTAGTGAGATGGAAAAAGAAAATGGATGGAGCCGAAATAATCCTGGAGATTTAGGTACCGCTAAAAAAGGCGTTAAGGGATTAGTTTCAGATAAGTTTGTGGACAAGGAGCTTCCAGGATTGCTTGATACATTTAATAAATCAAGGGAAACTGATATGTTACCATTTCCGATTCATATTGAGCCGGACGTGAGGACAACTTATTCACAGAAAAATGATGTTTTAAAGATTGAGACGCTTACTCTTGCAAATGATATGGGGAATGAAGCGGAGATGTGGGAATTTGTTTTAGTGTATACCGATGGAAAATGGTTAATGGATAGATGGTCATCAAATACGCCAGTAGATTTAAAGTTAACTAAAGAAGAAGCTAAAGAACTTCTTAGAGTACAAGGGTTCAAGAATGTTTCTTTCGTTAGAGAAGAGAATAGTGGAAATAAGAAATATATTTTTAAAGAAAGTAACGGAGTAGTTGCTATCGACGCCCAAACCTCAGTTATTACTCCAAATGTAGATGATGAAGAGCAAGAAAAGATAACGAAAAAAGATTATATTCAAGAGCAAGAAACAGTTAAGGGAAATGATTCTAGTACGTATACGAATTCAAAAAAAGAAAATTCGTCAGCGGTAGGTAAAACTAAAGTTCTAAATGAATTATCCGCTCTAGAAAACCAAGAAAAGCATACAAATGTCATGTCAACAAATGATATAGTAAATGAAATAGAAGGAAATTATCAACTGTGGGATAATAAACTAAATGAAATTTACAGTACATTAAAAACTACGATGTCTCCTGATGCATTCCAGTCGTTAAAAACGAAACAAATTGCGTGGGTGAAAGAAAAGGAAAGTAAGGTTAAAGCAATTGCTACGGATAAAAATAATGGTACGATGAAATATATTGAAGCTGCAGATGAAAAATATAAAATGACAAAAGAAAGATGTTATGAATTAGTGAATGGGTATATGAACTAG
- a CDS encoding Xaa-Pro peptidase family protein — protein MTLKINKIQNQLHNYGIDGLLITKKENRQYATGFTGSAGVVLISADTAVFITDFRYVDQAKSQIKDVEIIMHKGNLEKEIANQVSKLNIQKLGIEENNMTLQQYKNLQKYVQAEMVQVCEIIENIRIIKDTPEIETMKIAANIADEAFHHVLTFLKPGLSENDVRDELEFFMRKKGATSSSFQIIVASGVRSSLPHGVASNKIIERGDIVTLDFGALYDGYCSDITRTVAIGEPSEKFKKIYSVVLEALKRGTEAIKPGETAKSIDDITRDYITERGYGQYFGHSTGHGLGLEIHEPLRLSQESKATLKEGMVVTVEPGIYIPNWGGCRIEDDIVITKDGYEVITKSNRELIVIPC, from the coding sequence ATGACTTTAAAAATTAATAAAATCCAAAATCAACTACATAATTACGGAATTGACGGATTACTCATTACCAAAAAAGAAAATCGCCAATATGCAACAGGCTTTACTGGTAGTGCTGGCGTCGTCTTAATCTCTGCGGATACAGCTGTTTTTATAACTGATTTTCGCTATGTAGATCAAGCGAAGTCACAAATAAAAGATGTGGAAATCATTATGCATAAAGGAAATTTAGAAAAAGAAATTGCAAATCAAGTATCGAAATTAAACATTCAAAAACTAGGAATTGAAGAAAACAACATGACATTGCAACAATATAAAAACTTACAAAAATACGTACAGGCGGAAATGGTTCAAGTGTGCGAAATTATCGAAAATATTCGTATTATTAAAGACACTCCTGAAATAGAAACAATGAAAATCGCTGCTAATATCGCTGACGAAGCATTTCACCACGTCCTTACGTTTCTAAAACCAGGACTAAGTGAAAATGATGTACGAGATGAGTTAGAATTTTTCATGCGAAAAAAAGGGGCTACATCCTCATCATTTCAAATTATTGTAGCTTCTGGCGTTCGTTCTTCTCTTCCTCATGGAGTTGCATCAAATAAAATAATTGAACGAGGAGACATCGTTACATTAGATTTCGGTGCACTTTACGACGGATACTGTTCCGATATAACTCGTACTGTAGCGATTGGGGAACCATCGGAAAAATTCAAAAAGATATACAGTGTTGTACTTGAAGCATTAAAACGTGGAACGGAAGCAATTAAACCTGGAGAGACTGCGAAAAGTATCGATGATATAACAAGAGATTACATTACAGAGCGTGGATATGGTCAATATTTTGGCCACTCTACTGGGCATGGTCTTGGTTTAGAAATACACGAACCTCTTCGCCTATCCCAAGAAAGTAAGGCTACTCTAAAAGAAGGTATGGTTGTTACAGTTGAACCAGGTATTTACATACCAAACTGGGGCGGTTGTAGAATTGAAGATGATATCGTCATTACAAAAGATGGCTATGAGGTTATTACAAAATCAAATCGGGAACTAATTGTTATTCCTTGTTAA
- a CDS encoding DinB family protein: MNFVIDKIDGLQVEFSKLVSMMNYARYTTMQAVEGLTMEELDYLYDEEANSIGMLLYHMAAIEFYYQIHTFEDREPTEVELERWLPAIKLGDLGREKIKGNSIEFYINTLQEVRSKTIETFQSLPDEWLFKTTDFWYDKPANNYFKWFHVFEDEINHRGQIRLIKKMQKAHSVK; this comes from the coding sequence TTGAATTTTGTAATCGACAAGATAGATGGTTTACAAGTTGAATTTTCCAAACTTGTTTCCATGATGAATTACGCACGCTATACAACAATGCAAGCGGTGGAAGGTTTAACAATGGAAGAACTTGATTATTTATATGATGAGGAAGCAAATTCAATTGGCATGTTATTATACCATATGGCCGCTATTGAATTTTACTACCAGATTCATACTTTTGAAGACCGTGAACCAACGGAAGTTGAATTGGAACGTTGGTTACCTGCTATTAAGTTAGGAGATCTTGGCCGCGAGAAAATAAAAGGAAACTCGATAGAATTTTACATAAACACATTACAAGAAGTACGTTCCAAAACGATCGAGACTTTTCAATCGTTACCTGATGAATGGTTATTTAAAACGACAGACTTTTGGTATGATAAACCAGCCAACAACTACTTTAAATGGTTTCATGTTTTTGAAGATGAAATCAATCATCGTGGACAAATTCGTTTAATTAAAAAGATGCAAAAAGCTCATTCAGTAAAGTAA
- a CDS encoding YoqO family protein yields MREKIGYYGVLVCLLLSVISGQFLKSEWVPVILCIGVLIFASMYRWDEWKACSRKKKIVFSIEFVIIISTIPFLLLKGNEIIDGIVMFQGGVFIVRLLYLICILISIAVVAKKVNEKLFVNE; encoded by the coding sequence ATGAGAGAGAAAATAGGGTATTATGGTGTGCTCGTTTGTTTACTATTATCAGTTATTTCAGGGCAATTTCTTAAAAGTGAATGGGTACCAGTTATATTATGTATAGGAGTATTGATTTTTGCTTCTATGTATCGCTGGGATGAGTGGAAAGCATGTAGTCGAAAAAAGAAAATTGTTTTCAGCATCGAGTTCGTCATTATAATTAGCACGATTCCGTTTTTGTTATTGAAAGGAAATGAAATAATAGATGGCATTGTAATGTTTCAAGGGGGGGTATTTATTGTAAGATTGCTATATTTAATATGCATTTTAATTTCGATAGCGGTAGTCGCTAAAAAAGTAAACGAGAAGTTATTCGTTAATGAATAA
- a CDS encoding YoqO family protein, with protein sequence MRKKIGFWGFIISCSLLIILNLFTNNEWISILPVFGFVFVLLYNWDDIKQYSKKSIGIMIGIIVVCSFFIGFILIEGQKQMEKMSIFQEWMSSAKGLYIVIVVVIFLRIVISIAS encoded by the coding sequence ATGCGCAAAAAAATTGGATTTTGGGGATTCATCATATCTTGTAGTCTATTAATCATTTTAAATCTGTTTACAAACAATGAATGGATAAGTATCTTACCAGTTTTCGGATTTGTTTTTGTTCTGTTATATAACTGGGATGATATAAAACAATATAGCAAGAAAAGTATTGGGATTATGATAGGTATCATTGTTGTTTGCTCATTTTTCATAGGGTTTATTTTAATAGAAGGGCAGAAACAGATGGAGAAAATGTCTATTTTTCAAGAATGGATGTCTTCTGCAAAAGGTCTTTATATTGTAATTGTAGTTGTTATTTTTCTAAGAATTGTTATAAGCATAGCAAGTTAA